In one window of Arthrobacter pascens DNA:
- a CDS encoding HRDC domain-containing protein: MTPHIPDNTTAGAPAAETTTHITVEGFDSPIPQIIDLDAPRDGVPLVIQTQSGLERCAAAIAAGTGPAGVDAERASGFRYGQRAFLVQIRREGAGTWLIDPEPFEDLAIINDALKGVEWILHAASQDLPCLLELGMWPDKLFDTELAARLAGLPRVGLAAVIEQLLGFGLAKEHSAADWSTRPLPEPWLRYAALDVEVLTELREELIELLEADGKLEFAEQEFAAILAAGVAPPRIDPWRKTSGLHQIRDRRQLAAVREMWLERDSLAQKRDVAPGRLIPDSSLVAAAKVMPSTVPQLLGTKGFHGRAAQREAPRWLRCIATARDLEDLPPLHLPTNAPPPPRVWADRDPEAAARLATARPILQEKAEQLNLPLENLLTPDYLRRVAWRPPAEISEAAVAGDLRALGAREWQVGIVAPLITQAFLNPQPLPPKEPREPKAAAVVASD; the protein is encoded by the coding sequence ATGACCCCTCACATTCCGGATAACACCACAGCCGGCGCTCCGGCTGCTGAAACCACTACCCACATCACGGTGGAGGGCTTCGACAGCCCCATCCCCCAAATCATTGACCTCGATGCACCCCGCGACGGCGTGCCTCTTGTCATCCAGACGCAGTCCGGGCTGGAGAGATGCGCAGCCGCCATCGCCGCCGGAACAGGGCCGGCCGGGGTGGACGCCGAGCGCGCCTCAGGTTTCCGCTATGGCCAGCGCGCCTTCCTGGTCCAGATCCGCCGCGAAGGCGCCGGAACCTGGCTGATCGACCCTGAGCCCTTCGAGGACCTGGCAATCATCAACGATGCGCTCAAGGGAGTGGAGTGGATCCTGCACGCGGCCAGCCAGGACCTGCCCTGCCTCTTGGAGCTGGGCATGTGGCCGGACAAACTGTTTGACACCGAATTGGCCGCCAGGCTCGCAGGCCTGCCGCGCGTCGGCCTGGCCGCCGTCATTGAACAGCTGCTGGGATTCGGCCTGGCCAAGGAACATTCAGCCGCCGACTGGTCCACCCGCCCCCTGCCGGAGCCCTGGCTGCGCTACGCCGCGCTGGACGTGGAAGTCCTGACCGAACTGCGCGAAGAACTCATCGAACTGCTGGAGGCGGACGGCAAGCTGGAGTTCGCAGAGCAGGAGTTCGCCGCCATCCTGGCAGCCGGCGTGGCCCCTCCCCGGATTGATCCCTGGCGCAAGACGTCGGGCCTCCACCAGATCCGGGACCGCCGGCAGCTGGCAGCCGTCCGCGAGATGTGGCTGGAGCGCGATTCCCTCGCCCAGAAGCGGGACGTGGCTCCGGGAAGGCTCATTCCCGATTCCTCCCTGGTGGCCGCCGCCAAAGTCATGCCGTCTACTGTGCCCCAACTGCTGGGCACCAAGGGCTTCCACGGCCGGGCGGCGCAGCGCGAGGCACCACGCTGGCTGCGCTGCATCGCCACAGCAAGGGACCTTGAGGACCTTCCTCCGCTGCACCTGCCCACCAACGCGCCTCCCCCGCCCCGCGTCTGGGCGGACCGTGATCCCGAGGCGGCCGCACGGCTCGCAACTGCCCGGCCCATCCTGCAGGAAAAGGCCGAGCAGCTGAACCTGCCCCTGGAGAACCTCCTCACCCCGGACTACTTGAGGCGGGTGGCCTGGCGACCGCCTGCAGAGATCAGCGAAGCTGCCGTGGCGGGCGACCTTCGTGCACTCGGTGCCCGTGAGTGGCAGGTCGGGATCGTCGCCCCGCTCATCACGCAGGCGTTCCTGAATCCCCAGCCGCTGCCGCCCAAGGAGCCCCGTGAGCCCAAGGCGGCAGCGGTGGTGGCTAGCGACTGA
- a CDS encoding thiolase family protein → MTQPHSSGIHSSGNQRTVRDVVFVDGVRTPFGRAGEKGIYAGTRADDLMVKCIRELLRRNPSLPPARIDEVAVAATTQTGDQGLTLGRTAALLAGLPRTVPGFAIDRMCAGAMTAVTTTASGIGFGAYDVVIAGGVEHMGNHPMGSGADPNPRFMSERLVDPAALNMGNTAENLHDRFPDITKERADAYAVASQDKLAAAYGKGQIQPDLVPVATLKPGQGWTLNTVDEPPRPGTSLEDLAALRTPFRAHGRVTAGNAAGLNDGATAAVLASSEAAAELGLPVKMRLVSYAYAGVEPEVMGIGPVPATEKALKNAGLGIEDIGLFEINEAFAVQVLSFLDHFGIPDDDPRVNRYGGAIAVGHPLASSGVRLMNQLARQFEEDPSVRYGITTMCIGLGMGATVIWENPHHPGYGTTTGSITESATEGAAA, encoded by the coding sequence GTGACCCAACCCCACAGCAGCGGAATACACAGCAGCGGAAACCAGCGCACTGTCCGCGACGTCGTTTTTGTCGACGGCGTCCGCACGCCGTTCGGCCGGGCCGGGGAAAAAGGCATCTACGCCGGAACCCGCGCCGATGACCTGATGGTCAAGTGCATCCGCGAACTCCTGCGCCGCAACCCGTCGTTGCCCCCCGCGCGGATCGACGAAGTAGCCGTGGCCGCCACCACCCAGACCGGCGACCAGGGCCTGACCCTGGGACGCACCGCCGCCCTGCTGGCCGGGCTCCCCCGCACCGTTCCGGGATTTGCGATCGACCGCATGTGCGCCGGAGCCATGACTGCCGTCACCACCACGGCCAGCGGAATCGGATTCGGAGCCTACGACGTCGTCATTGCCGGCGGCGTGGAACATATGGGCAACCACCCGATGGGTTCGGGAGCCGACCCCAATCCGCGCTTCATGTCCGAGCGCCTGGTAGACCCTGCCGCGCTGAACATGGGAAACACGGCCGAGAACCTGCATGACCGTTTTCCGGACATCACCAAGGAACGCGCGGACGCATACGCCGTCGCCTCGCAGGACAAACTGGCCGCGGCCTACGGCAAAGGGCAGATCCAGCCGGACCTCGTCCCGGTAGCCACCCTCAAGCCGGGGCAGGGCTGGACTCTGAATACCGTGGACGAGCCGCCCCGTCCCGGCACCAGCCTGGAGGATCTCGCCGCCCTTCGTACTCCCTTCCGTGCCCATGGCCGGGTCACTGCCGGCAACGCCGCAGGCCTGAACGACGGCGCCACGGCAGCCGTACTCGCCTCCTCTGAAGCCGCGGCCGAGCTGGGGCTTCCCGTCAAGATGCGGCTGGTCAGCTACGCGTACGCAGGCGTCGAACCCGAGGTGATGGGAATCGGCCCCGTGCCCGCCACCGAGAAGGCCCTGAAAAATGCAGGCCTGGGAATCGAGGACATCGGCCTGTTCGAAATCAACGAAGCCTTCGCCGTGCAGGTGCTGAGCTTCCTGGACCACTTCGGCATTCCCGACGACGATCCGCGCGTCAACCGGTACGGTGGCGCCATTGCCGTGGGCCACCCGCTGGCGTCCTCCGGCGTACGGCTGATGAACCAGCTGGCCCGGCAGTTCGAAGAGGATCCCTCGGTGCGGTACGGCATCACCACCATGTGCATCGGCCTCGGCATGGGGGCAACAGTCATTTGGGAAAACCCGCACCACCCCGGCTACGGCACCACCACCGGGTCCATTACTGAATCAGCCACAGAAGGAGCCGCAGCATGA